Below is a window of Clostridiales bacterium DNA.
GGATGTCCTGGCGACTCTCCTGGACACCCGTACCAATGACTACCGGCCCGGCCGCCTGGGCACCGCCTGGCGCTGCGGAAACGGCATCTATGCTGTCCAGAAGTGGCGGAACCAGCTCCTGGTGGAAGTTGGCCGCAGCTGTGACTGAGCCTCAGTCATAGTCATACCCGACGTCAATGGTAACCTTTGAAAACGCCTCTTCCCCCATGGCATCACGGACCTTCCGGAAATACGCGGCATTCCTCCGGACTGCTTCCTCCATCTCAGGACTCAGCCCCTCCGGCATCTTTCCCCCGCGCATCACATCCAGTGCAATCTGCGTTACCCAGTTCCGTTCATGCTCATTCAGCACCTGAATCCCTCCTTCCGGGCTACTGCCCACAGACAACATACCAGCCCCACTCCCCAAAAACCAGCAACCCCAAATTGAACCCGCAAAAAAAGATTCAGGCGCAGCCTGAATCTCTTCCATGGACGCATTCATCTTACCACCGGCCGGGAGGCAGTTCGCCCTCCACCTTGCCGGTTTCTTTGCTGAAGACCACCCTGAGCGAGTAAAAATCAAATGCCGCCAGTTTTCCGTCCTCAAAGTATATGCCTTCAAAGGGACAATAGTCATATTGATAAACAAGATGCGGATCCTCATTCTGCCATATGACCTTCCCATCCCGGATTCCATAGATATTCGTGGACTCATGCCGGTATTTTTTCTCCATGGGAAGATCCAGCCGGACAAACACATATTCACCGTCCGTGATCACCTGACCGATGTCAAACGGAAAGATGAAGGATTTGCCATCCACATCCAGCACACTGCCGCTGTAAGAAATATCCATCACCCATTATTCCTCCCCGGAAATCTCCCGAAACATCAATCCAGTTCCGCCTGCATAAACCGCATGAACCCGTCCCGCACTTCCTCCATGCCGTACCGGACCAGGCGGTCGAAATCATCGCTCTCCAGCAGGAACCGGACAAACCGCGTGCCCAGGTAATAACCGGTATCACCGTGCCCCTCAAACCGCACCCAGTCCCCGAAATAGCGCTGGGTATCATTCGTCATGGTATCCAGGTCCCGGAAAAATGCCTCCCGGATTTTTTCAACATTATGACGGCACCATTCCTTCCACCCACCCTGATCCTGGTGGAAGTATTCCGGATCCCCGACGACCTCCTGCTCAAAGACCATGGCGATCCCCTCGGTAAACAGCTGCCATATGAACGCATCCCGGCCTGTACCGGTTTCCATATCCAGGTTCCCGTACTGCGAATGGTACACATGCCCCAGCTCATGGACAATGAGCCCGGTCATGGCATCCATGCCGCCCCAGTCCAGCTCCAGGATCTTTTCCATCCCCAGGAGCACCGTGGTTCTGCCGTTGACCGGCGTCACCCACCCGGCACCGGCACACAGCCCCAGGTACAGCACAATATCCGCATCCACCGTGCGGCCGAAACGCGAGACAATCCGCCCGTCCAGCCCGTCCGTTACCCGGTGGAAGGACCAGACTGCCTCCTCCCGTTTCGCGGATGACGCATAACACGCATCCAGCACCGGCAGGAATTCCTTCTCCCAGGAATATCCCGCGGCCACCGTCTCCCGCATCTCCGCCAGGTTCAGTTCCCCGGCACCGGGCACACACCGCCCGATATACTCTTCCCACCGCTCCAGGCAGAAGTGCCCGCCCTCATACGCAGACAACATCTCCGCGGAAGTATCCATCACATTCATACCAATCTCCAACAAAAAGCATTACCGGAAACCATCATACCCGAAACCCGCACTTCCGTCAAAGAGGACAGCCCGCTGACAGCACTGCCTGGTTTTGCCGGACAAGCCAAGCGGAAAAAACGATCCCGATGTTGGTTTTCTGTCGCATCCAAAGCGTATAATGAAATTGTAAAGGGGAACAAAACCAACCCAAAGCCACACCCCAGCACCAACCCAACCCCCAACCGCACAAACCCGCAGGAAGACCACCCACAGGAGGCCAAACGCCATGAACAGACAGGACTTTCTCAACCGGTACAATCACCTGGCCGCCCAGTTCCTCCGTTCACTCACCACACAAACACCGGGGGAGAATATCGTCTTTTCTCCCTTTTCGATCATCTCCATACTCTCCATACTGGCAGACGCCGCAAATGGAAAAACCCGGGAAGAAATCCTGCAGGTCCTCTGCGGCAGCATGAACCCGGAAGGCTTGCCGGAACAGCTGCAGAAAACCCAAAAAGAACTGACCAAGATCGACTTTGCCAATATCACCGCATACGAAAACCCCTTCGGCAGCAGCCCCGTCATCCCGGACTACAGCCGCCACCTGGATACCGCCAATGCGGTATTCGTTCGTGACGACATCCAAAACACCTTCAACCCGGCATTCGGAAACTACTTCGCCGACACCTATGACGGAACCCTCATGGGGACCAACAATGTCGAAGCCGCAATGGAAGCCTGGTTCAACGCCATGGAACACGGACGCCTGGAACTCCCGAAAAACACCACGCCCTCCGATACCATCCTGGCGCTTGCCAATACCGTTCTCTTCGAAGCCATGTGGCTGGCCCCCTATACAAACAGCCAGGTTAAAAAGCGCGTATTCACAAACAGTGACAATACCAAAGCCAGAGTGAACATGATGTACAGCACAGAAAACAACTACATCGAAACCGACCTGGCCACCGGATTTATCAAGGACTTCCAGCAGTGTGACTACTCCTTCGCAGCCCTGCTCCCCAAAGCAAAACGCCTGGAAGCCCTCCAGCAGCTGATCTCAGCCACCAACTTCCAGAGGCTTCAAAAACGCAGCACCTATGCAATCGTCCACACTGCCATGCCTGAATTCACCATTGAAACCGAAACCAACATAAAGCAGACCTGCGCCGACCTGGGCATCACGGAAGCCCTCACAACAAACGCCGACCTCTCCACCCTGACCACTGCAAAACACACATCCAAACAGATCATCCACAAAGCCAAGATCGAACTGGACCGCAACGGCGCGAAAGCAAAAGCTGCCACAGCCATCCATCTCCTCGGCAGCCTCCCTCCGGACGAGGAAAAGGAAGTCATCCTCAACCGCCCCTTCGTCTTCGCCATCCTGCACCGCACTATGAACATCCCTGTGTTTATGGGGATTGTTAACAGGATGAAAGACGCCTGAGAACTATACGAAAAGCAAATGAAACAAAGTTACTACCTCTACACTAAAAAGGATAACGAGATACTATATAGAAATACTATCTGAGAAAATAAACGAAAAATCCATATACCAAAGGAGAGAAAATGTTGGATTCTGTAGGTTACTTGGCTCATAGTGCAACGAATGAAACACCGGAAGGACAAAAACTGGTGGTTCATCTGAAAAATGTTGCGCATTTGACAGGAATATTCTGCTCTTCTTTTGGAATAAAAGATGCTGGTGAAATATGTGGTATGTTCCATGATATCGGAAAATACTCACAGGCTTTCCAAGCACGCCTCAATGGCAGCAACAACAAAGTAGATCATTCGACTGCCGGTGCTTTTGAACTGTTCAAAGCAAATAATATACCGGCAGCAATCTGTATAGCTGGACATCACGGAGGACTTACAGATCTTGGCACTCGCAATGATATGGAAGGCACGTTCATGGCCAGAATAAACCATGCAAAAGCAGGAGAACTGGAAGAATACAATGCTTGGCATCAAGAGATTGAATCTCCTGAAACATTTCATTATCCAGATCTGACGGGACTCGATTATTACTATCTGATCAGAATGATGTTTTCCAGCCTGACAGATGCAGACTGGTTGGATACTGAAGCATATTTTTCAGGATGTTCATATGCAATCCCAGAGGCGAATATGAATGACCTGAAAAGAAAACTTGATCTGTATGTAGAGAAGTGGTGGGATGCAAAAGAGGATATTAATATCCGGCGTTGCAAGATACTGAGGGCAGCAATGGATGCAGGTTCCTGGACACCAGGTCTTTTCAGCATGGCGGTGCCGACAGGAGGTGGGAAAACAATTTCATCGATGGCGTTTGCACTGAATCATGCTGCGGTACACAATAAACGCCGAATCATCTATGTAATTCCATATTGTTCAATATTGGAGCAAACACAAGGGGTCTTTGAGGAAGTCTTTGGGAGGGACCAAATTACCGCTCATTATTCTGGAGCTGAATATCAACGCGGAGAAAACGATTCGGATAATGACAAAAAGGCCTTTGCAGTTGAAAACTGGGAAGCACCGATAATCCTGACAACAGCAGTGCAGTTTTTTGAATCGCTGTATGCTGCACAACCGGGGAAAAGCCGAAAAATACATAATATCGCTAATAGCGTGATTATATTTGATGAAGCACAGATGCTTCCGGTTCCATTGCTTGAAGCCTGTATCTCTGGGATATGCCAACTGGTGCAACATTTTAAGTGCTCGGCAGTTTTATGTACGGCAACACAGCCGGCAATCGGGCCACTTATAAAAAAATATGCAGAAGATGCTGAAATACGGGAATTGTGCCCCGAACCGGAACAAATGTACGAAGCTTTTCGGCGAGTACATTATAAAGATGAAGGATATTTGCCAGATGAGCAACTGATTGAACGAGTGAAAGGAACACAACAGGTTCTGTGTGTTGTAAACAGCAGGCGGCAGGCGCAATCTCTTTACTCACTTTTAGAGACAGAAGAAGGGACATTTCACCTGTCAACTATGATGACCCCGTACGATCGCAAAGAAAAGTTAAGGCTGATACGGGAACGGCTAAAGAACGGAGAAACATGCCGCGTCATTTCGACCAGCCTGATTGAAGCAGGGGTGGATGTTGATTTCCCTGTTGTCTGGCGTGCTCTGGCAGGACTGGATTCAATTGTCCAGACGGGCGGCAGATGTAATAGAGAGGGGAAACGCTCAGCGGAAAACAGCATTGTCCATGTATTCA
It encodes the following:
- the cas3 gene encoding CRISPR-associated helicase Cas3' — protein: MLDSVGYLAHSATNETPEGQKLVVHLKNVAHLTGIFCSSFGIKDAGEICGMFHDIGKYSQAFQARLNGSNNKVDHSTAGAFELFKANNIPAAICIAGHHGGLTDLGTRNDMEGTFMARINHAKAGELEEYNAWHQEIESPETFHYPDLTGLDYYYLIRMMFSSLTDADWLDTEAYFSGCSYAIPEANMNDLKRKLDLYVEKWWDAKEDINIRRCKILRAAMDAGSWTPGLFSMAVPTGGGKTISSMAFALNHAAVHNKRRIIYVIPYCSILEQTQGVFEEVFGRDQITAHYSGAEYQRGENDSDNDKKAFAVENWEAPIILTTAVQFFESLYAAQPGKSRKIHNIANSVIIFDEAQMLPVPLLEACISGICQLVQHFKCSAVLCTATQPAIGPLIKKYAEDAEIRELCPEPEQMYEAFRRVHYKDEGYLPDEQLIERVKGTQQVLCVVNSRRQAQSLYSLLETEEGTFHLSTMMTPYDRKEKLRLIRERLKNGETCRVISTSLIEAGVDVDFPVVWRALAGLDSIVQTGGRCNREGKRSAENSIVHVFRTEDKAPKMLEQNIAATERILRCYEQIDSPDAIHEYFQFLLYTLKDEKQLDEKGILHDAEKLMFETVARHFRMIEGAGYTIYIPISEGKALAQRLREEGPSRTILQKLGQYSVSVYHQYFEQLERKGMIDKITDTSGILTDISIYSQETGLPFTVSEQDQAIFI